In Bombus terrestris chromosome 6, iyBomTerr1.2, whole genome shotgun sequence, a single window of DNA contains:
- the LOC100644720 gene encoding paramyosin, long form: MSSAVAKASKYTYRSTGGGTADVSIEYSADLSALSRLEDKIRLLQDDLESERELRQRIERERADLSVQVIQLSERLEEAEGGAESQFEINKKRDTELAKLRKLLEDVHLESEETAHLLRKKHQEVVVDFQDQIDQLSKARARADKEKSKFQQEVYELLAQLDNVTKEKLMSIKTVEKLEVHVAELNVKIEELNRTVIDITNHKTRISQENIELTKEVQDLKVNIENAVYLKTQLAGQLEDARRRLEDEDRRRSLVEASLHQVESELESVRIQLEEESEARLDIERQLVKANGEVQVWRSKYETEANARAEEVEELRRKYGARIQEQEEQIETLLVKINNLEKQKSRLQSEVEVLIIDLEKANGTARELQKRVEHLEKINIELKARLDESVAMYEQSQRDLRNKQQELQRTNAELDKTRELKDQLARENKKLGDDLNDAKNQLSDMNRRLHELELELRRLENEREELAAAYKEAEAGRKIEEQRAQRLSAELTQLRHDYERRLTEKDEEIEIIRKQTSIEIEQLNARVVEAETKLKSEVQRVKKKMQIQITELELSLDVANKNNIDLQKTIKKQSLTLTELQAHYDEVQRQLQVTLDQLGISQRRLQSLTAELEEVRGNYESALRSKRTVEQQYEESVSRINELTTINVNIASSKAKLEQELATLAGDYEEVTKELRVSDERYQRVQTELKHTVEILHEEQERIVKIEAIKKSLEIEVKNLSVRLEEVEANAIVGGKRIISKLEARIRDLELELDEEKRRHAETVKILRKKERNIKEVMIQVEEDAKNIALLQESLDKASQKVNIYKRQLQEQEGMSQQSVTRVRRFQRELEAAEDRADTAESNLTLIRAKHRSFVTTSSVPGSQVYLVQETRSDL; this comes from the exons ATGTCTTCAGCGGTCGCTAAAGCTTCCAAGTACACGTACCGCTCCACCGGCGGTGGTACTGCCGATGTCAGCATCGAATACAGCGCCGACCTGAGCGCTCTCTCCAGACTGGAG GACAAAATCCGCCTGCTGCAGGATGACCTGGAGTCTGAGAGAGAGCTGCGTCAGAGG ATTGAACGCGAGCGCGCTGATTTGAGCGTGCAAGTCATCCAGCTGTCCGAACGTCTCGAAGAGGCAGAGGGTGGCGCCGAATCTCAA TTCGAGATTAACAAAAAGAGGGACACGGAACTGGCCAAGCTGCGCAAACTACTCGAAGATGTTCATCTCGAGAGCGAGGAAACCGCGCATCTTCTGCGCAAGAAACACCAGGAAGTTGTTGTCGACTTCCAAGATCAAATCGACCAACTTTCGAAAGCACGCGCCAG AGCTGACAAGGAAAAATCGAAATTCCAACAAGAGGTATACGAACTCCTCGCCCAGCTGGACAATGtgacgaaagaaaaattgatgTCAATAAAAACTGTGGAGAAACTCGAAGTGCATGTAGCCGAGCTTAACGTGAAAATTGAAGAATTGAATCGTACCGTCATCGACATCACCAACCACAAAACCAGGATCTCACAGGAAAATATCGAATTGACGAAGGAAGTGCAGGACTTGAAG GTTAACATCGAGAACGCTGTTTACCTGAAGACTCAGCTGGCGGGTCAGCTCGAAGATGCTCGCCGTCGTCTCGAGGATGAGGATCGTCGTCGTTCATTGGTCGAGGCCTCCTTACATCAg GTTGAATCGGAATTGGAATCCGTTCGCATTCAATTGGAAGAGGAATCGGAAGCTCGTTTGGACATCGAACGTCAATTGGTCAAAGCAAACGGCGAAGTGCAAGTTTGGAGATCGAAGTATGAAACCGAAGCTAACGCTCGTGCCGAAGAG GTAGAGGAACTACGTCGTAAATACGGAGCTCGCATTCAGGAACAGGAAGAGCAGATTGAAACTCTGCTCGTCAAGATCAACAACCTCGAGAAGCAGAAATCCCGCCTGCAATCTGAAGTAGAAGTGCTGATCATCGACTTGGAAAAG gCCAATGGAACAGCTCGCGAACTGCAAAAACGCGTGGAACACTTGGAGAAGATCAATATCGAACTCAAGGCTCGCTTGGATGAAAGCGTGGCAATGTATGAACAAAGCCAACGTGATCTCCGCAACAAACAACAAGAACTCCAGCGCACCAACGCCGAACTCGACAAGACTCGCGAGCTGAAAGACCAACTGGCTCGTGAAAACAAGAAATTGGGAG ATGACTTGAACGACGCCAAGAACCAGCTGTCTGATATGAACCGCAGACTTCACGAACTGGAACTCGAACTCCGTCGGTTGGAGAACGAGCGTGAGGAACTCGCTGCCGCCTACAAAGAAGCCGAAGCA GGACGCAAGATCGAAGAACAGCGCGCTCAAAGACTGTCTGCTGAGTTGACCCAACTTCGTCACGATTACGAACGTCGCCTGACTGAGAAGGATGAAGAAATCGAAATCATCCG CAAACAGACCAGTATCGAGATCGAGCAGCTGAATGCCCGCGTGGTTGAGGCGGAGACGAAGTTGAAGTCCGAGGTGCAGCGCGTGAAGAAGAAGATGCAGATCCAGATTACCGAACTGGAACTGTCTCTGGACGTTGCCAACAAGAACAACATCGACTTACAGAAGACCATCAAGAAGCAATCGCTCACTTTGACC GAACTCCAAGCCCACTACGACGAAGTTCAACGTCAACTACAGGTAACCCTAGACCAACTGGGTATCAGTCAACGACGCCTGCAATCGTTGACAGCTGAGCTAGAGGAAGTACGCGGCAATTACGAATCT gcCCTCCGCTCAAAGAGAACCGTCGAGCAGCAATACGAGGAGTCGGTTAGTCGCATCAACGAATTGACTACCATAAATGTGAACATCGCTTCGTCGAAAGCGAAACTCGAGCAGGAACTGGCTACCCTGGCCGGAGACTACGAAGAAGTGACGAAGGAGCTGAGAGTGAGCGACGAGCGATACCAACGGGTACAGACCGAACTGAAGCACACCGTGGAGATCCTGCACGAGGAACAAGAACGTATCGTTAAGATCGAGGCCATCAAGAAGTCCCTTGAAATTGAAGTGAAGAACCTGTCCGTGAGATTGGAGGAAGTCGAGGCGAACGCTATCGTCGGTGGCAAGCGTATCATCAGCAAACTCGAGGCTAGG ATCCGCGACTTAGAGCTGGAACTTGACGAAGAGAAGCGCAGACATGCCGAGACTGTGAAGATTCTCCGCAAGAAGGAACGCAACATCAAGGAGGTGATGATTCAGGTAGAGGAGGACGCGAAGAACATTGCGTTGTTACAAGAATCGTTGGACAAGGCGAGCCAGAAAGTGAACATCTACAAGAGACAACTGCAAGAACAGGAAGGCATGTCCCAGCAGAGCGTGACCAGGGTCCGCCGATTCCAAAGGGAATTGGAGGCTGCTGAAGATCGTGCTGATACCGCTGAGAGCAACTTGACTCTGATCCGCGCAAAACACCGCAGCTTCGTCACCACCTCCAGCGTGCCCGGTTCTCAGGTGTACCTCGTCCAGGAGACGAGGTCTGACCTGTAA
- the LOC110119365 gene encoding paramyosin, short form: protein MSSYVPPMHVPLEPKWKHWPTYIYDKNYNYGINFYQPMLDHIDRQARCSSLPRDYYARRTEPPELPWSDGRALWEGKPIETYSRHELIRRAIDAEDEARDHLSQFKIANRSDFSLSKTAQASHVTREVFPRKFEEFRLKPLPLLVDSARTKVEARQLQREMADIDLRSLRDVQHMSEVQDALDHGRSLRGKSARAIEFHLTAEALKNLNKSQELADIRKYQRETASANYSWDCRDHLKLMEERTRNLLDEDRLTAPLNSLSRELKGYEEKSSNYYLDKRYRHPTRPRRLYGCLGIRPA, encoded by the exons ATGTCAAGCTACGTGCCGCCAATGCACGTGCCTTTGGAGCCAAAATGGAAACACTGGCCCACCTACATTTACGACAAGAACTACAATTACGGGATCAATTTCTATCAACCGATGTTGGATCACATCGATCGGCAAGCTCGATGTTCCTCGCTGCCACGCGATTATTACGCTCGCAGAACAGAACCACCGGAATTACCCTGGTCAGATGGTAGAGCGTTATGGGAGGGCAAACCGATTGAAACATACTCGAGACACGAGCTGATCAGACGGGCGATCGACGCGGAGGACGAGGCCAGGGATCATCTGTCCCAGTTCAAG ATAGCGAATCGGTCCGACTTCAGTTTGTCGAAGACGGCGCAGGCCAGCCACGTGACTAGAGAAGTATTTCCACGAAAATTTGAAGAATTCAGGCTAAAACCGTTGCCCTTGCTCGTGGATAGTGCACGCACCAAAGTTGAAGCTAGACAGCTGCAACGTGAAATGGCCGACATCGATTTGCGATCGCTGAGAGACGTGCAACACATGTCCGAGGTACAAGACGCCCTCGATCATGGAAGAAGTCTGCGTGGTAAATCAGCCAGAGCGATCGAGTTCCATTTAACGGCGGAAGCTCTGAAGAACTTGAACAAGAGTCAAGAATTGGCCGATATTAGAAAGTACCAGAGGGAGACTGCCTCCGCGAATTATTCGTGGGACTGCAGAGATCATCTGAAGTTAATGGAGGAGAGAACGAGGAATTTGCTCGATGAGGATAGATTGACCGCACCGTTGAACAGCCTGAGCAGGGAGCTGAAAGGATACGAAGAGAAGTCGAGCAACTACTATCTGGACAAGAGGTATCGACACCCGACCAGACCGAGACGATTATACGGATGCCTGGGAATCAGGCCCGCTTGA
- the LOC110119366 gene encoding uncharacterized protein LOC110119366, with amino-acid sequence MVKCVNEAQKFERDIFMAHIVKYNIIYVGYVVAIYATLTFFIFGPLVLPIPTLVEVEYPFQVNYMPVNFIVYLHHSSVCLAVTAHLCIGVFGALLMWFAAVRFECLVVEIQKTTNIRMLVVCIKKQLHLRRYAEEVVGCFRFIILYVLGMTTFTITLCGILLIMDSPVTTKVELIDASAFCLLLTFMYAWPADYLQDASINVSRSVYYMEWYKQPLEIRKYILTVLVHQKPVTLSVGCFMPELNLRFYCSVRQINISNVNHDRE; translated from the exons ATGGTGAAGTGCGTTAACGAGGCGCAGAAATTCGAAAGAGATATTTTCATGGCACATATAGTAAAATACAATATCATTTACGTTGGTTACGTAGTAGCTATATATGCGACCCTGACCTTTTTTATATTTGGACCTCTAGTCCTACCGATTCCAACCCTAGTGGAAGTGGAGTATCCGTTTCAAGTGAATTATATGCCAGTAAATTTTATCGTCTACTTGCATCACAGCAGCGTGTGCCTCGCCGTTACTGCACATTTATGCATAGGCGTGTTTGGTGCGCTTTTAATGTGGTTCGCTGCCGTAAGATTCGAATGTTTAGTCGTGGAAATTCAGAAAACTACGAACATTCGTATGTTGGTTGTTTGTATTAAGAAACAATTACATTTAAGAAG GTACGCCGAGGAAGTGGTTGGTTGTTTTCGCTTCATAATACTTTATGTGTTGGGAATGACAACGTTTACTATAACTCTATGTGGAATTTTATTGATAATG GATTCACCAGTAACTACGAAAGTGGAGCTCATCGACGCTAGTGCTTTCTGTCTCTTACTCACTTTTATGTATGCGTGGCCCGCTGATTATTTACAAGATGCC aGCATTAACGTTTCCAGAAGCGTATACTATATGGAATGGTACAAACAACCACTAGAAATACGAAAGTACATACTCACCGTATTGGTCCATCAGAAACCAGTAACGCTTTCTGTCGGTTGCTTTATGCCAGAGCTTAATTTACGTTTTTATTGTTCGGTAAGGCAAATCAATATCTCCAATGTCAATCATGATCGTGAATAG